The following coding sequences lie in one Girardinichthys multiradiatus isolate DD_20200921_A chromosome 13, DD_fGirMul_XY1, whole genome shotgun sequence genomic window:
- the eloa gene encoding elongin-A isoform X1, which produces MADQLLETVERLQSRIQDNPEPRKLLKTLRRLGEVPMTVDILVRTGVGKTVNSFRKHGDAGDLAKSLVAKWKKLVPQTADRPNSNTKPASQSHHRSHREPSSEEEPSYMEEEEEEERGYHTNYSPSPPYQELYSPPQRGGYESEEYEPEPEPEPSPPPPPPPPPPPPRKEVRHSKPSKEPSKNHHHSERNRDEEQWQPSAQTSNDRGGEGKKRSGDRERPKSPVQKKHSKKSTSHDSKKEEKKKGGEEGSALPGRPRPPKDSLSKEEDNDFETPTMSFESFLTYDAPTPVKKKKKPLPSSSSSSHSRPSQSSSSSSSRQSRTTSSKASKANGSQSSKRTHSNSRSSAAEPKPEKRKRVVEALPILPDIPLPAIQPNYRPLPSIDTPLSPQRRKVPVCNDEEDAGFTGKRFNSKMVVYSGSKTSYLPRMMTLYEQCIRVLQNNIDSIAEVGGVPFEILEPVLERCTPEQLYRIEQSNQCFTEDSDDLWMRHCKRDFKRESPQEFESWREMYLRLHDEREERLRLLTQNISSAHANKPKGRQVKMAFVHSVAKPPRDVRRRQEKFGTSSGSSTASTASPTKIKPASSDYSGDSSLSSSSHINSPASSSRPSAPTGGGGLHAGREKPQVKKIAPMMAKTIKAFKNRFSRR; this is translated from the exons atgGCGGATCAGCTGCTGGAAACAGTGGAGAGACTTCAGTCCCGGATCCAGGACAACCCGGAGCCCCGAAAG TTACTGAAGACTCTCAGAAGACTGGGAGAAGTGCCGATGACTGTGGATATACTGGTG AGAACTGGAGTGGGCAAAACTGTGAACTCCTTCAGGAAGCACGGAGATGCCGGAGATCTGGCAAAAAGCCTGGTAGCAAAGTGGAAGAAACTGGTTCCTCAGACTGCAGACAG ACCCAACAGTAACACCAAACCAGCTTCCCAGTCACACCACAGATCCCACAGAGAGCCATCCTCTGAGGAAGAACCCTCTTAcatggaagaggaggaggaggaggagagaggcTATCACACAAACTACTCCCCCTCACCTCCTTATCAGGAGCTGTATAGCCCCCCGCAGCGAGGGGGATATGAGTCAGAAGAATATGAGCCAGAGCCAGAGCCAGAGCCTagccctccacctcctccacctcctcctcctcctcctcctcgtaAGGAGGTCCGCCACAGCAAACCGAGCAAAGAACCGAGCAAGAACCATCACCACAGCGAAAGAAACAGAGATGAAGAGCAGTGGCAGCCCAGCGCTCAGACCAGCAATGACCGAGGAGGAGAAGGAAAGAAACGAAGCGGAGACCGGGAGAGGCCGAAGAGTCCGGTGCAGAAGAAGCACAGCAAGAAGTCCACGTCACACGACAGCAagaaggaggagaagaagaaaggagGAGAGGAAG GTTCTGCTCTTCCAGGACGACCTCGACCTCCAAAGGACTCTCTGTCCAAGGAGGAAGACAACGACTTCGAGACGCCCACCATGTCCTTTGAGTCTTTCCTTACGTACGACGCACCGACTCCtgtcaagaagaagaagaagccgtTACCGTCGTCTTCATCCTCGTCACACAGCAGACCATCTCAGTCATCCTCCAGTTCATCTTCGCGTCAGAGCAGAACAACGTCCTCCAAAGCGAGCAAAGCGAATGGATCTCAGAGTTCCAAAAGGACTCATTCCAACTCCAGGTCTTCAGCGGCCGAACCAAAACCAGAGAAACGCAAAAGG gttgtcGAGGCTCTTCCGATTctcccagacatccctctcccagCGATCCAGCCCAACTACAGACCGCTGCCCTCCATCGACACGCCGCTGTCCCCTCAGAGGCGCAAAG TTCCCGTGTGTAATGACGAGGAGGATGCAGGCTTCACCGGGAAGCGGTTCAACTCCAAGATGGTGGTCTACTCGGGGTCAAAGACGTCCTACCTCCCCAGGATGATGACCCTGTACGAGCAATGCATCCGGGTTCTGCAGAACAACATTGACT CCATCGCTGAAGTGGGCGGAGTTCCCTTTGAGATCCTGGAGCCCGTCTTGGAGAGATGCACTCCGGAGCAGCTGTACCGGATTGAGCAGAGCAACCAG TGCTTCACGGAGGACTCGGATGATCTGTGGATGCGCCACTGTAAGCGTGACTTCAAGCGCGAGTCTCCTCAGGAGTTCGAGTCGTGGAGGGAGATGTATCTGCGGCTGCACGACGAGCGCGAGGAGCGGCTGAGGTTGCTCACCCAGAACATCAGCTCCGCCCACGCCAACAAACCCAAAG GACGGCAGGTCAAGATGGCATTCGTACACTCAGTGGCCAAGCCGCCCCGGGACGTTCGACGCCGCCAGGAGAAGTTCGGTACCTCCAGCGGTTCGTCAACAGCCTCAACTGCTTCTCCCACCAA AATAAAACCAGCATCCTCTGACTACTCCGGTGATTCGAGCCTCTCCTCTTCTTCCCACATCAACTCTCCTGCTAGCTCATCTCGCCCTTCAGCGCCAACTGGAGGAGGAGGACTGCATGCCGGGCGGGAAAAGC
- the eloa gene encoding elongin-A isoform X3, protein MTVDILVRTGVGKTVNSFRKHGDAGDLAKSLVAKWKKLVPQTADRPNSNTKPASQSHHRSHREPSSEEEPSYMEEEEEEERGYHTNYSPSPPYQELYSPPQRGGYESEEYEPEPEPEPSPPPPPPPPPPPPRKEVRHSKPSKEPSKNHHHSERNRDEEQWQPSAQTSNDRGGEGKKRSGDRERPKSPVQKKHSKKSTSHDSKKEEKKKGGEEGSALPGRPRPPKDSLSKEEDNDFETPTMSFESFLTYDAPTPVKKKKKPLPSSSSSSHSRPSQSSSSSSSRQSRTTSSKASKANGSQSSKRTHSNSRSSAAEPKPEKRKRVVEALPILPDIPLPAIQPNYRPLPSIDTPLSPQRRKVPVCNDEEDAGFTGKRFNSKMVVYSGSKTSYLPRMMTLYEQCIRVLQNNIDSIAEVGGVPFEILEPVLERCTPEQLYRIEQSNQCFTEDSDDLWMRHCKRDFKRESPQEFESWREMYLRLHDEREERLRLLTQNISSAHANKPKGRQVKMAFVHSVAKPPRDVRRRQEKFGTSSGSSTASTASPTKIKPASSDYSGDSSLSSSSHINSPASSSRPSAPTGGGGLHAGREKPQVKKIAPMMAKTIKAFKNRFSRR, encoded by the exons ATGACTGTGGATATACTGGTG AGAACTGGAGTGGGCAAAACTGTGAACTCCTTCAGGAAGCACGGAGATGCCGGAGATCTGGCAAAAAGCCTGGTAGCAAAGTGGAAGAAACTGGTTCCTCAGACTGCAGACAG ACCCAACAGTAACACCAAACCAGCTTCCCAGTCACACCACAGATCCCACAGAGAGCCATCCTCTGAGGAAGAACCCTCTTAcatggaagaggaggaggaggaggagagaggcTATCACACAAACTACTCCCCCTCACCTCCTTATCAGGAGCTGTATAGCCCCCCGCAGCGAGGGGGATATGAGTCAGAAGAATATGAGCCAGAGCCAGAGCCAGAGCCTagccctccacctcctccacctcctcctcctcctcctcctcgtaAGGAGGTCCGCCACAGCAAACCGAGCAAAGAACCGAGCAAGAACCATCACCACAGCGAAAGAAACAGAGATGAAGAGCAGTGGCAGCCCAGCGCTCAGACCAGCAATGACCGAGGAGGAGAAGGAAAGAAACGAAGCGGAGACCGGGAGAGGCCGAAGAGTCCGGTGCAGAAGAAGCACAGCAAGAAGTCCACGTCACACGACAGCAagaaggaggagaagaagaaaggagGAGAGGAAG GTTCTGCTCTTCCAGGACGACCTCGACCTCCAAAGGACTCTCTGTCCAAGGAGGAAGACAACGACTTCGAGACGCCCACCATGTCCTTTGAGTCTTTCCTTACGTACGACGCACCGACTCCtgtcaagaagaagaagaagccgtTACCGTCGTCTTCATCCTCGTCACACAGCAGACCATCTCAGTCATCCTCCAGTTCATCTTCGCGTCAGAGCAGAACAACGTCCTCCAAAGCGAGCAAAGCGAATGGATCTCAGAGTTCCAAAAGGACTCATTCCAACTCCAGGTCTTCAGCGGCCGAACCAAAACCAGAGAAACGCAAAAGG gttgtcGAGGCTCTTCCGATTctcccagacatccctctcccagCGATCCAGCCCAACTACAGACCGCTGCCCTCCATCGACACGCCGCTGTCCCCTCAGAGGCGCAAAG TTCCCGTGTGTAATGACGAGGAGGATGCAGGCTTCACCGGGAAGCGGTTCAACTCCAAGATGGTGGTCTACTCGGGGTCAAAGACGTCCTACCTCCCCAGGATGATGACCCTGTACGAGCAATGCATCCGGGTTCTGCAGAACAACATTGACT CCATCGCTGAAGTGGGCGGAGTTCCCTTTGAGATCCTGGAGCCCGTCTTGGAGAGATGCACTCCGGAGCAGCTGTACCGGATTGAGCAGAGCAACCAG TGCTTCACGGAGGACTCGGATGATCTGTGGATGCGCCACTGTAAGCGTGACTTCAAGCGCGAGTCTCCTCAGGAGTTCGAGTCGTGGAGGGAGATGTATCTGCGGCTGCACGACGAGCGCGAGGAGCGGCTGAGGTTGCTCACCCAGAACATCAGCTCCGCCCACGCCAACAAACCCAAAG GACGGCAGGTCAAGATGGCATTCGTACACTCAGTGGCCAAGCCGCCCCGGGACGTTCGACGCCGCCAGGAGAAGTTCGGTACCTCCAGCGGTTCGTCAACAGCCTCAACTGCTTCTCCCACCAA AATAAAACCAGCATCCTCTGACTACTCCGGTGATTCGAGCCTCTCCTCTTCTTCCCACATCAACTCTCCTGCTAGCTCATCTCGCCCTTCAGCGCCAACTGGAGGAGGAGGACTGCATGCCGGGCGGGAAAAGC
- the eloa gene encoding elongin-A isoform X2: MADQLLETVERLQSRIQDNPEPRKLLKTLRRLGEVPMTVDILVRTGVGKTVNSFRKHGDAGDLAKSLVAKWKKLVPQTADRPNSNTKPASQSHHRSHREPSSEEEPSYMEEEEEEERGYHTNYSPSPPYQELYSPPQRGGYESEEYEPEPEPEPSPPPPPPPPPPPPRKEVRHSKPSKEPSKNHHHSERNRDEEQWQPSAQTSNDRGGEGKKRSGDRERPKSPVQKKHSKKSTSHDSKKEEKKKGGEEGRPRPPKDSLSKEEDNDFETPTMSFESFLTYDAPTPVKKKKKPLPSSSSSSHSRPSQSSSSSSSRQSRTTSSKASKANGSQSSKRTHSNSRSSAAEPKPEKRKRVVEALPILPDIPLPAIQPNYRPLPSIDTPLSPQRRKVPVCNDEEDAGFTGKRFNSKMVVYSGSKTSYLPRMMTLYEQCIRVLQNNIDSIAEVGGVPFEILEPVLERCTPEQLYRIEQSNQCFTEDSDDLWMRHCKRDFKRESPQEFESWREMYLRLHDEREERLRLLTQNISSAHANKPKGRQVKMAFVHSVAKPPRDVRRRQEKFGTSSGSSTASTASPTKIKPASSDYSGDSSLSSSSHINSPASSSRPSAPTGGGGLHAGREKPQVKKIAPMMAKTIKAFKNRFSRR; encoded by the exons atgGCGGATCAGCTGCTGGAAACAGTGGAGAGACTTCAGTCCCGGATCCAGGACAACCCGGAGCCCCGAAAG TTACTGAAGACTCTCAGAAGACTGGGAGAAGTGCCGATGACTGTGGATATACTGGTG AGAACTGGAGTGGGCAAAACTGTGAACTCCTTCAGGAAGCACGGAGATGCCGGAGATCTGGCAAAAAGCCTGGTAGCAAAGTGGAAGAAACTGGTTCCTCAGACTGCAGACAG ACCCAACAGTAACACCAAACCAGCTTCCCAGTCACACCACAGATCCCACAGAGAGCCATCCTCTGAGGAAGAACCCTCTTAcatggaagaggaggaggaggaggagagaggcTATCACACAAACTACTCCCCCTCACCTCCTTATCAGGAGCTGTATAGCCCCCCGCAGCGAGGGGGATATGAGTCAGAAGAATATGAGCCAGAGCCAGAGCCAGAGCCTagccctccacctcctccacctcctcctcctcctcctcctcgtaAGGAGGTCCGCCACAGCAAACCGAGCAAAGAACCGAGCAAGAACCATCACCACAGCGAAAGAAACAGAGATGAAGAGCAGTGGCAGCCCAGCGCTCAGACCAGCAATGACCGAGGAGGAGAAGGAAAGAAACGAAGCGGAGACCGGGAGAGGCCGAAGAGTCCGGTGCAGAAGAAGCACAGCAAGAAGTCCACGTCACACGACAGCAagaaggaggagaagaagaaaggagGAGAGGAAG GACGACCTCGACCTCCAAAGGACTCTCTGTCCAAGGAGGAAGACAACGACTTCGAGACGCCCACCATGTCCTTTGAGTCTTTCCTTACGTACGACGCACCGACTCCtgtcaagaagaagaagaagccgtTACCGTCGTCTTCATCCTCGTCACACAGCAGACCATCTCAGTCATCCTCCAGTTCATCTTCGCGTCAGAGCAGAACAACGTCCTCCAAAGCGAGCAAAGCGAATGGATCTCAGAGTTCCAAAAGGACTCATTCCAACTCCAGGTCTTCAGCGGCCGAACCAAAACCAGAGAAACGCAAAAGG gttgtcGAGGCTCTTCCGATTctcccagacatccctctcccagCGATCCAGCCCAACTACAGACCGCTGCCCTCCATCGACACGCCGCTGTCCCCTCAGAGGCGCAAAG TTCCCGTGTGTAATGACGAGGAGGATGCAGGCTTCACCGGGAAGCGGTTCAACTCCAAGATGGTGGTCTACTCGGGGTCAAAGACGTCCTACCTCCCCAGGATGATGACCCTGTACGAGCAATGCATCCGGGTTCTGCAGAACAACATTGACT CCATCGCTGAAGTGGGCGGAGTTCCCTTTGAGATCCTGGAGCCCGTCTTGGAGAGATGCACTCCGGAGCAGCTGTACCGGATTGAGCAGAGCAACCAG TGCTTCACGGAGGACTCGGATGATCTGTGGATGCGCCACTGTAAGCGTGACTTCAAGCGCGAGTCTCCTCAGGAGTTCGAGTCGTGGAGGGAGATGTATCTGCGGCTGCACGACGAGCGCGAGGAGCGGCTGAGGTTGCTCACCCAGAACATCAGCTCCGCCCACGCCAACAAACCCAAAG GACGGCAGGTCAAGATGGCATTCGTACACTCAGTGGCCAAGCCGCCCCGGGACGTTCGACGCCGCCAGGAGAAGTTCGGTACCTCCAGCGGTTCGTCAACAGCCTCAACTGCTTCTCCCACCAA AATAAAACCAGCATCCTCTGACTACTCCGGTGATTCGAGCCTCTCCTCTTCTTCCCACATCAACTCTCCTGCTAGCTCATCTCGCCCTTCAGCGCCAACTGGAGGAGGAGGACTGCATGCCGGGCGGGAAAAGC